acccaaaaaatgtgaaataatatcccaaatacatccagatcccatttttaaccacatgcaatgggaaaacagatcaacaaaacacatgaatattccgattttcttcaaataatttccaaatagcTCCAAATAAAAccagaactcaattttaacaacatgcaatgaaaaaacagagcacaaaataaaatcataactcaattttaacaacatgcaatgaaaaaacagagcacaaaataaaatcataactcagttttaacaacatgcaatgaaaaaacagagcacaaaataaaatcagaactcaattttaacaacatgcaatgagaaaacagagcaaagaataacataaaaagccCTAATGAATCCAACAAATCtccaaaaaattcccaaaaaattcgaaataataccagatctgcatttttaacacatgcaatgggaaatcaGAGCAACTAATCCAGAAAATAATCCGAGTTTAATGAACAATACTCCAAATAAATCAAACATTTATCAAATCCCACTTTTTTAGACATGCAAACATTCATCaaaccattttaataaaaccgACATCAATAACCCTaaataaatcgcaaaaaatcaaaagtaatacctcatcggaatctccttcaccgaaaaaacgcagatctgagggagtgggtttccgatcgtcatattttgactcaacctcctctcctggctccacttccctcttccgaaaccattcttccaaatagtttcgagtactcgtattttctttttgggccaaatacagattgtttttatattcggCGGAGTAGGAATGCTCGTTATTGGGACAGTTGCACTTGGATCCCCAATCACAGTTGGAATCGGGGATTCTTTGACCAGAAGTTCCCACCCCAGAATCACCTCGAGTTCTAGACAAAGAAGAACCCATAAAGTACCAGAAAAACAGAGATCAGCGACGATTAGGGACCAAAAAGGGGACAAAAATAGAGGGGATCTGATCGGAAAATGAATCCGAGTAATTTTTATGAACGTTTTTCGGCGAAAACGTTTCAGATTTGCGAGATTTGGAGAGGAAAACCCAGATCAGAGGCGGAAAACCTAGGGTTTTCTCAAGAACAGGGGAGGGattttaagagagagagagagtgaaataagagagagagagagatccgaagaggtgagagagagaaatcagaatgaGAGGTGAGAGAGGGATTGTGAGATAGGGACGGGTTATAAAGGGAGGGGGGTGGGGTtaggttaattaattaaataaggtgggtggggtaaaagtgggtgggaaagggtagaatcttagggtattttttgtaaatagtggggaatcttagggtaaattggtaaaaaaactatggcaaaaaatagtaaagattcagtaggggaagaacaaaaagaaatgctaaaaaaggaaatgggaagaacaaaaaggaatggagggagtagcttACAACAGATTTTCTTATTTTAGCATAAGGTAATTACGAGTACTCCGTACTAGCTATAGTTATACTAGTTGGTTGTTAGTTACAAAGTctataatattattttgataTGTGAGGGGCTTAATTTAATGGGGATTTTTATTCGTCGCCCCATTTCGTTAAAATCGCCCCAATTATTTGTGTGAAAGTACATGTTTACCCTTTAAATTCATTTTACATTTTTACCCCTTCCCCTTTTTCACCACCCTTCTCTTCCCTTCAGTTTCACCACCAACACCCACCCACCTCTGTATTTCACCACCAACACCCACCCACCTCTGTATTTCACCACCAACACCCACCCACCTCTGTATTTCACCACCAACACCACCACTTCGCACACCTACCACCCACCACCAACACCGACCTTTCCCTCCTTCACTGACGCCGACCACCACACCAAAGGTTCGTCCATCACCGCATACGCAGCACCGCTCCCTTTCCGGTCCaaaaatcgtcacacccacaCCAACGCCGGCCCGTATCAGTTATCAAATTCCTTCCCTCCTTGACTGACGCCGACCACCACACCAAAGTGTCGTCCATCACCGCACCGCTCCCTTATCGGTCCAAAAAACGTCACACCACCACTGTCGGTGCCGCACGGACCTGTTATTTGTCGTCTCATAATGGTAATGAAGAGGCCCACGTCGACGTCGTTGCCTCGTCGTCCTTTATCGCCGCCGCACAAGATAAAAAccatatattaatttttttttcatattttgaaattcaaatccCGCGCACAGGATTTACGCCAGCTACCTAGACCACCGCGCAAACCCCGTGCGCCGGTGACACGCCCGTCAGCGCGAAAGTAATGCGTTGGTCCCTTGTAGCCGGCGCAGTATGTGTGCGTTAGGTTACATGTTAATGGCGCAATTCCTGTGcgtgattttgaaatttgaatttattattattatttttttttaaaattcaatgTATCTTTGCTATTGGATATTTGATAACTGTGTGAggttttgtaaaaaaaatttaCTCTGTTttaggcccatggttataactATGTAAATTTGTAACGTGAAAAATGATAATTTTAGTTTGATTAGTTTGTTTCTCTGATCATTTTATTTTTAGCgcttataaataaataaagttagGGATTATTATAAAGATATAAGTGTAAAAAATATATCGTGAAAATAAgcgttaaaaaaaatatcagtTTTTCGGCGAAAATCCGGGAGCCAGCTTGGTGGGGAGAGGGGGGTGAGAGAGGTGAGGGAAAGGTGAGGTGAGAAgggtaaaaaaaatgaaagggaGGGGTAAGTTTTTATAAGGGTAGTTCTGTACTTTCGCTATAAATAGTAGGGCAATTTTAGCGTGGGCGGacgtcgaatagcgatacacaatttaatagagtcctccctccgtctcggaatacttgatctgttttccttatcgggccgtcccttaatacttaacATGTTTCTAAATatgaaaatattctaacaatattatattatttctcactccacgcctattaacccacctacccactattccataaaaaaaaaattaaaaattcaacccctactctccccctaccccacctcttaacccacctcccactaattacattaaaataataccccactatcaactactacctattaaattaaataagtcaattcaagtcccttaaactctgtgccggtcaaaccgggtcgagtattccgggacggagggagtataaagtaATCTTGGAGCTCAATCACCAGCTTAAGATTTTGGTTGAGTTGATCTTCTGACAGGGCGGTCCATATGGGATGGGAAGGGACGAGCGGGAGTCCGGCACCCCTGAAACTCTGATTTTTGTAAAAAGCTACTATTatgttaaaatattaaaaataggtaaaatgtttgatttggtCCCATAAAATACAAAATTAACCATTTTGGTTTTGCCGGtgaatatattgtcaagttAACCGTGCAGAGTTCAACCTCATACACGAGAAGATTTTGGCACACCAAAAAAGTGATTTTGATTTatcaaaaaattgattttgacacACCAAAAAAGTGATTTTGATGTATCAAAAAATATCTTTTGGCACACCACTGCGAGTCTGCGAGACACAAGACTCTATAGTCTATACTCATAAAGGGCGTGCCAAAATAAGTTTCTCTCATATACTCCAAGTATTTGTGGGCAGTATGTAGCAACATATCTGTAAAAATATTCTCTCACTTGAATGTATGTTGTtgtgttttttaattttattgaggCAGCAACAATTTAGTTATGTGCCGATTATGCACATGCAGTCTATGGTCCTGGCGTGAGTAGTGAGTTGTTGAATTTTATCGACAGAACATAAATGTTGGCGTTGCGTTGCTGGGTTTACCCTTTTTATTGACGACATTGGCGTTTTCCCACTCACGTGGCTGCTCCCCAGAACACTCTCTCTTGTCAATTGTTGCTGCCAAGTACAACTCATCTTTTTTATCAGTTTTAACTGTTTTCTTGAGGCAGAATGAAATTATTTGCTATAAAGTACTATAGTGTCTATATGAATATCTGCTGGAGTACGGACAGGACTACAGGAGGcactgtttttatttttgtgtgatAAATTGATGTTTTTGTAGAGCTGATCATGGAGGGGAAATTCCGATAGCGTATAAGATTTGCTTGAAATCTTGAATATTACAAGTGTGAAGCTATTTATCGCCCACAATTATTGATGGAATGACGTCCTTACTCCATCAATACCCTTATTCACTTATTCCTCCCACCACGATCACCCCTTCATCAAGTGGTATTAAACTACGAGGTATCAAAGACACCAAGTCACACCATGTTAAATACGAGCCTAACCTGCACCCTTCATCGAGAAAGAGTCCACTTAACAAGACCGTAGGAGCAGCGGCGGATCCAGGATTATAATATATGGGAGAAACCATATGACAATAAGCGGAGAACCCCTTTGACCTTATTAAGCGattaactctcttctctttatcaatgtgggactctcacacgtgatgtttcatgggtTAGATCTTAACACTTCCCCTCACGTGTAAGATCCCTTTTTAATATGGGTTACATGTGATGTTTCATGGTCAAAGTAAGGTCCCAACTGTGGGCCCGACTAtgataccatgttaaatacGGGCCTGGGCTGCACCTGTCATCGAGAGAGAGTTCACTTAACAAGACCGTAtgaggttccaccttaaaaccatatggcaataaggggagtagccccttggtcttattaagtgattaaatctcttctcttttatcaatgtgggattCTTACACGTtgttgggctcccaattgaaaaCCAATTGGGCCATCAGTCCTTGGGCCATCAGTCCAAAGGCCCAATGGCCTCTAACAACAACATATCAAGCCATTTACCCCTCtaaaggctattcagccatcaataaggcccaaggcccaaggcccaatacgtaataaatgacctatgagGCATTTtttacacaaacactataaataggccgcaaaggctcacacctcaaggtacgtccaatttattgccttaagactactctctagagaactctctctctctagaatccgagcattgttcttacttaggcatcggaggggctttcctcggaacacCCCCGAGGCCAGTTACATTGTTAATTGTGCAGGTAAATTCGGACacaactcattcaagcaagctaGATCTTCCACACCAACGAATAGGGCCTTCATctgaagcccattgtttcaacaccagaacaatttggcgccgtctgtggggaagagcACTTCAAAGCCTCGAAGAAATCCGTCATTTTTACCCCAAAAATGTATAACAACATCGTTAACGACAATGTCAGCGTCCATACGGACTCAGAGTCCGAAGCGGAGGCGCAACCACGGTCAGAAGTAAGGTCGCAGCCAAGCAGGGCTGCCACCATGTTAACTTCTAGACCACCAGTCCCTACTCGGTAAGAACTCACCGCACCCATAActatcatgcaaaacttcctcttcaacgagaaGGAGTAAGGCTTGGTGAATGACCGCAGCGAGGAAAGGAGAACTAGGCGACGACTGAACATGCCATCCCTAGTGAAGAAGTCGCGAGATCTGACCGAACACTCCCCCTTTGACAGGAACACATCTAACGTCAAGGTGGGTGGAAAGCACGTGGAACACGCAGAAAAGGGCTCAGCAACAGCCATAATGGTTCGTAGCAACATCGCCCACCCCACAACCTCTCCGAAGCAAATCGACCAGTCAGCATACTCGGATTCGAAGCTCAGTACTCACCAGGCTGAGACCGTCGGTTCATGAGAGGTTGGGTGAGTCAAGCAGATCCAGTGATCGACCTGAAGTCAGCAGCCGATCGGCGAGGAGGAGGAGAatgaggcatgatcgaacccctagccccctaTGCACCCCCGAGCATTCCAATGCAAGAACCTCGGCGAGTGAAGGCATTAGAGCGAGGCTAAGGAAGAGAATCATGACCCCAACATCCTCCCCGTTCATAGAAGAGTTGATCATGGAGGAGATCCCAAAGGTTAGGTTGCCAGCGCATGTAACATATAGCGGTATCACAGATCCGATGGaccatgtcatctcctacgagcagcagatGTTCCTGAGCCTCCATTCCGAAGCTTGTTGGTGTAAGTACTTCCCAActacgctaaccggagtggcagGAGAGTGAttcagatcgctgccgaagggatcgattgACAGTTGGAAAGATCTGAAGGATAAATTCTGCgtgcagttcgtgagcaacaaccGCCCCGAACGAACCACCGCTGAACTGACCTCCATTCAACAAGAGAGAGGCGAGAGCCTCCGAGATTTCATGGCCAggttcatgaaaaaaccgaccAACATTCCAAATTTGCAGCCCGATGTGGCAATCTTTGCTTTGAAGCACGCGCTtcaggaagggaagttccgcGACAAACTGTCGATGAAGAACCCCACCAAGATAGCTGCCGTACTCCAAATGGCAGACGCATTCATCAGAAcagaagagttcaacaaagctACTGCAAGGTTGAAAGGTACCTCGGATCCGAGGGATACAAAAGGAaaccagagcaagcccgagggcagctcgagaaaagggaaagagaaacaGGATGTGAGAGATGGAAGCCCGAAGAAAGAAGGGAGaaagggtgaacttcaacccaaatacaccaactacactccactcacTCTTCCCCGAAAGGAAATTTTCAGCCTCCACAAAAACGATGAGAAATGGAAACTGCCAGGAAAACTCAGAACCAACCCCTTTCGcaggaacaagaacaagtggtgcgagttccacgatgacttcggccaTAACACCGAAGAGTGTAATCAGCTGAAGGATAACATCGAGGACCTCGTCCGCCGAGGCTACCTCAAACAGTACTTGGccgaccgaagggaggaaaaggaAAAAGCTCCAAGCGGCAAGCCACAAGAGCAGCCCCAAAAAAGGATCTACGAGGCTGCAGGGCACAAAAAGAACGACATcttagtggtgttcggggggcaGAGGTCCGCCCACATTAGCAAGAAACACTTGAGAGCTCTCTTCCACCGAGTCAACTTTAGCGCTGTAGGGGAGAAAGAACCCCATCCTCCAAACATGACTTTCACCGCTGATGACTGCCTCGGAGTCCAGTATAAACACGAGGATCCATTGGTAAATTCCatggatctcaacaaccacaatgTTCATAGAGTACTGGTCGACGGAGGGAGCGtcgtcaacatcatcttcagaaactgcatcgagcagctgatcctcgaggAAGGAGAAGAATCGCTGACAAAAGTCAGCTACCCACTgttcggattcaacggatccaaAGCAGTTCCCCGAGGGAAGATCACCCTACCAGTCACAGTTGGCCAAGGCCAAGCGGTGAGAAACGTCCGCGAGGAATTCTTAGTGATGGATTGCGATTCAGTATACAacgtcatcatgggacgaaccatgatccacaaaATGCAAGCAATCAAATCCACGTACCATCAGATGATGATATATGTCTCGGACGCAGGCTTCGCCGAGCGAGTTAAAGGTGATCAAGAGGTTACAAGAAGAACTTGTCACACCGCCATCCGAAAGCCAAGGCTAGGAGACGGTtctgaagatgaagaggaaaaGAAAGATCCCTCGAGAGAGGAAAACGAggcgaagaggagaaaggccaGATTGAGCAGTCTGGTGAAACCCGCAGAGGTTGATGCTCGGCCCAAAACCCTTTCCCCCgagccagatcaagaaatggaggatatcttcctcgaagatgaCTTAGACAGGAGTGTCCGAATAGGAAAAGGCCTCACTTCGGGACTCCGAATCGATTTAATCCAACTCttgagggatcacaaagacatgtTTGCATGGTCGGCAACTGACATTCCAGGGATAGATCCAAAGATGAtatgtcacaagctggatgtcaatGTCGAAGCCCGaacaatcaaacaaaagaagaggaacTATTCCTCAGAGAAAAACAAAaccatcgccgaagaggtgaagaaGCTGCAAGAAGCAGGCTTCATtgagccatgcatgtaccccaagtggttggccaatgtggtgatggtcaaaaaagcaAACGGCTCATAGCGCATGTGCGTAGACTTCACAAATCTAAACCGAGTCTGCCCCCAAGATTGCTACCCCCTGCCGAGGATAGATCAGTTGGTAGACTCTACAAGTGGCCATGCATTTCtaagcttcatggacgccttttcaaggtaccatcaagtgttcatgcaccccgatgacagggcaAATACTGCATTTGTCACAagtgcaggagtgttcaactacagaatgatgaccttcggcttgaaaaatgtcGGAGCAACCTACCaaaggctagttgatcacgtctttgCTGATCAGAAGGgaaggaacgtcgaggtttatgtggacgattccatagtGAAAAGCGTCAAAGAAGAGGATCACATCAAAGACCTAGCCGAGACCTTCGGCCATCTGAGGAAATATAAGATGAAGCCGAATCCGAAGAagtgcgtcttcggggtgaaatcagggaagttcctcggattcatggtgagcgagaGGGGGATCGATGCAAGCCCGGACAAAGTCCAGGCAGCGTTGGACCTGCCCGAGTTGAAGACAAAGAGAGACGTGCAAAGACTAActggcaggttagccgcactgtcAAGGTCTCAAACCAAAAACCCTcccaggaggagaagcagaatcAATAAAAAAGAAAGGCATCCCGAGGAAGGTGGATCCCGAGCTGACATGGGAACAAGAGCAAAGAGATGCTTTCCAACAGCTCAGGGCCCACCTTGCCCAACTGCCGACGCGGGCTAGAACAAAAGAAGGGGAAACCCTATACTTACATGTCGCAGTTAGTCCCGGGACTGTAAGCGCAGtacttcttcgggaagaagaaaagaagcaacaaccAATCTATTTTACTAGCCGAACTCTAACGGGTGCCGAAACTCGGTACCTGCTCATCGAGAAAGTAGCTTATGCAGTGGTGGTAGTTGCACGAAAACTAAGACCCTACTTCGACTCTCATCAAATCGTGGTGTTAACCAACCAACCACTCGAAAAAGTGctagacaaaatagagaggtcggAAAGATTGACTGCTTGGGCTTTCAAGCTTTCGGAGTTCGACATCaagtatcagccgaggacagccaTTAAGGCACAGGCACTCGCTGATTTCTTGGCCTAATGCTTGTATCAAGAGGTGTTGGAAGACACCAAGAGAACATGGGAGGTCTACACCGATGGGTCTTCCACAGTCAACGGCTCGGGAGCCGGGGTTGTGCTGATACCTCCAATAggaaaaagcatagagtatgcctTGAAGTTtggcttcaaagcaaccaaaAATGAGgtcgaatatgaggccgcaatcgcagggatagagctttgcctATCTCTAGAAGCCGaacatgtttgcctcaaaactgattcacagcttgtagccaaccagatctaaggggagtatgaggccaaatggccaagcatgacagcttatctagcaaaaattaaatctttAACGTCAAAATTAAGATCCTTCGAAGTCATACTCATCCCCCGAGGTCTCAACGCTCAttgacctaaacaggtcggtccatgtGGAAGTCTACCAGGAAAGAAGCATTAATATGTCACCCCCTATAGCATGCAACCTGCGCCTCGAGccaagctggatggacgcagtcattgcatacaaggagaggggagaacttcccgaagacaagctgcaagcaagaAAGTTGAAAAGGTTCAACAGATGGTTCATCGTCGATGTCAATGGAGAGCTCATGAGAAAGTCGTTTTCAGCCCCACTGTGAGAACCCAAATATTCGGGCTTGATTAAAATAACTAAAAATGGGCTAAATTAATATGAGAACCCAAATCATTTAATTTAATAGACCGTCAATTATTTTCGAGTCAATACTTTGACTTTTGACCCAAATAATATCCAACGTGGCACGTTAACAAATTTTCCGTGCCTACAAAGTTAAAGACATAACACGAACTAATACAAGTTTAAAGGCACATCACGAATCAATACAAGCTTATtgaaaactaattaaaactcgATTGTGACATAAAATTTAAACACGTGAAATAAACTAAACATTAAACACTTTGCTAATTAGCACCACCATAAAGCTCCATAATCAATCTTTCCTTTACTTTTTCCTCATTAGGAGTTAGACAAGTCTTCAACATCAATGTTTGCAAGaaatcatattttattttttgctgATCCAACTGGATTCTCTGTTCCTCTATCACAAGCTGTCGAATCATCCTTGTTTCCCTTGCTTCATTTCGCTCGAATTTCTTTAGATTTAGCCGGTGCTCTTGAGTCCTAATTTCAGTTCTAGCttgcaaatgattttcaaaagaCGAAACTGCCTCTGATGATTCTGCCCTTAGCTTTCTTTACACCATCTGGTCGAGATATACCTCCAGATACGAAGCTCCCACCACTTGGTAAGACGGtgtcaccatcatcatcaagtcTAGTTCTCTTGCCACTTCCTTCGCTCTCTTCAGTAGAAACTGGTAGACTAGCATCGTAtgcttctctctccttctttgACATATCCCACCTCATCATCACCCTCCACTTTGGGTTATCATGAATAAGCATCTtccaagcatgcatcaatgtgaAGTTCTTTTTGTTATCTATACAAAAAAAGACTTTGGAGATTGTTTGTATGTTTGGCCTTTATCCCCTTTAAATTAAGCTTATGATATGATGTATGACATACTTAAAGAGAAATATAGGTTGTAAAAAGATAAAATTGTAAAAACAAATTAAGTTTAAGATTGTAAATCgcaaaaattacaaaaagtCGGTCCGGTCCGGAACGGATTCTTTCCGGTCTGGTCCTCGATCcgtgaattttgaaaattccgATCCACCGGTCCAACCGATTCTAGTCCAGTCCGGTCCGATTTTGGACCTGTGCACACCCCTAAACAGTCTTGCAGTAATTGTAACACAAGTCCTTGAAAACAATATCGGATTAGCTTATTATAGCCACGAACCCACGATCCACGACTCCGTAGGGAATCCTTTGAGTATGAGTCTATGCCACTCATTTTTTTGACATGCCTTCTAACCTCAACTGGAAACACACGTTTGTTACCAAACGTCCAAAAATTGGTCGTTAATTTTGAAGCAGCAAAAACTTGTTGATACCAAATATTCTTAACTAGCGTTACTGCACAAGTGCGCATGAAAGAATCGATTCCTCCAAATTTCTGTACAGCATAGAGATAGAGAGATAAAACTTTAATTTAATCAATTTCAGAGCAACAATTTGGGGATTCCATTTCCAGAAATCGTGTTCATCGCCCAAAATTGGTATGCGCAACTGACAAATTCAGCGAAAGAATCATCAAAATCACAAAAATGGCATCCGATTCAATCGCTGAAGAAAATGGAGAAAAGAAATTGAGCTTAATTGCGAAATGCGTAGCAACAGGGGTGGCATTAGGGTTATCAATTTGGGGAATTCATGCTGCTGGATTATCGGAAACCCTAGAAATGTGGGTTCGGAAGAAGAACAAGCCAATTCGTGTTTATATGGATGGGTGTTTCGATATGATGCATTACGGCCATTGTAATGCGCTTCGTCAAGCTCGTAAACTTGgtgatcaattggttgttggtGTTGTTAGCGATGCTGAAATTACTGCTAATAAGGGACCTCCTGTTACTCCTCTTCATGAAAGGTTTATATTTTTCTCTGATTTTAAATGAGGTTCTTGTTTAATTGGTGGTGTTTTAGCATGTGGAGTGTTGATATCAAGACATAAAATGTTCTTTGACATGCGAGATTCGTGTTTGATTACGGGTGCTGTAGCTGATTTTTATAAACTATGTTGAAATTTGGGAAATGtgttgtttattttgtgatgttTATGCCTTTATTATGTGTTTACTTAATGCTATGAACGTGTAGAGGTTGaaattttatgtatttttatacTTATATACAATAAGAAAAAAGTCTGAATTAGCTTGTTGCTCGAGCTATCCAGCAAGTCTTATGATCCGTTGTGCTGGGGACAGGACAATCATAGGTAATCGGTTATTGTAGGTTTGATGTTTAGATGAGTTATCACATTGTCAAGATTCTCAACGTGGAATCTAAAGGTCGTAAAGGATGATTGGCAGACTTAGTAGGTTTGTGCTAGCTTGTTTGACACAAAGGACAATGGAGTTATGTAGATCAGCTTGTTTGATACATAAGACAATGGAGTTTGGAGATGTTCCGTTCATTTAGGTGGGATGATTAGGGATTTTGGccataatgtttttttttggcaattaataTTATATTGTATTTATAACCAAAGAACTTGAGTAAATAACTCAAGAATACAATGAGCCCTAGCCTCTAGAACAGAAACACCAACAGATTACAAGGCATCAGCCCTAAACAAGCAATAATCTAGCTCTAAGTTCATCAAAACTTCTACAAGAGACCCTAAACAAGATCTCTTTTACAAGGCTGTCAACTGACTTTACTGAATTCCTTAACGCAACAGCATTTCTAACAAGCCAAATGCTCTAAACAGATTCAGTAAAACACATGACATACAGCTTAGAAAGACAACCAGATTTCCTGCTCTCCTTAGCCACTGTTTCCAATTCTCTAGCAAAACCAGTTCTTCTGCCAACAACCCCAAGTTCATAAAAACTTTCTGCCAAACTGCTGCTGAATAAAGGCACTCAAAAGACAGGTGTTCAACTGATTCTTTCCCAGAGGTAAACAGAACACAAATCTCAGAACAGGCAATCCCCCATGATTGAATTTCTGTCAGCAGTGTATAGCCAGTTGAGAATAGCTAACCAGGTGATAAAAATGCCTCTAGGACTAGCCTTGTTGTTGCATATCACCCTTCTCCATGTCACTTTAGGATGAC
This Spinacia oleracea cultivar Varoflay chromosome 6, BTI_SOV_V1, whole genome shotgun sequence DNA region includes the following protein-coding sequences:
- the LOC110787076 gene encoding uncharacterized protein; its protein translation is MGSSLSRTRGDSGVGTSGQRIPDSNCDWGSKCNCPNNEHSYSAEYKNNLYLAQKENTSTRNYLEEWFRKREVEPGEEVESKYDDRKPTPSDLRFFGEGDSDEEPSGSDSFDLVYVGECENENGDAVGSPGQLSSGYPSSKKGEKGKKSASASDDA